From a region of the Stenotrophomonas sp. BIO128-Bstrain genome:
- a CDS encoding hemolysin family protein, with protein sequence MFELLIVLALILLNGFFAMSEMSVMTSRKSRLKQMAASSKRAERALELSEKPESFLSTVQIGITLIGILTGVFGGEAIGLAIAEWLHGIVPAFAYSSEVGKALAVALITFLTLIFGELVPKRLAITRSEDIAGLVAWPMGWLSRIAFPFVWLLSHSTRLVLRVLGLGKDEAASVTEEEIRMLVAESHEAGVIDAHERDMMNRVMRLGDRTADSLMTPRNRIAWLDTQAAPEKNIATMRENEFSRYPVFRDNDQDIVGVLEVKSLVTRLVRDDHSLFQNLREPLYVSESTHAMKLLEIFREEQQSMALVVDEYGEIQGLVTISDLMGAVVGRLQSVENVDEDALVVTREDGSFLVDGSLSIEDLRELMGNAELPDADDGDYYTLAGMCIHYFGRIPHAGEYFDWAGWRIEIVDLDGARVDKLLLRTLSEDETDDITG encoded by the coding sequence GTGTTTGAACTGCTTATCGTCCTTGCCCTGATCCTGCTCAACGGCTTCTTCGCCATGTCCGAAATGTCGGTCATGACCTCGCGCAAGAGCCGCCTCAAGCAGATGGCCGCCTCCAGCAAACGCGCCGAGCGCGCGCTTGAACTGTCCGAAAAGCCCGAGAGCTTCCTGTCCACGGTCCAGATCGGCATCACCCTGATCGGCATCCTGACCGGTGTGTTCGGCGGTGAGGCGATCGGCCTGGCCATCGCCGAGTGGCTGCACGGCATCGTCCCGGCCTTCGCCTACTCCAGTGAAGTGGGCAAGGCGCTGGCGGTTGCCCTGATCACCTTCCTGACGCTGATCTTCGGTGAACTGGTCCCCAAACGACTGGCCATCACCCGTTCGGAAGACATCGCCGGGCTGGTCGCCTGGCCGATGGGCTGGCTGTCCCGGATCGCTTTCCCGTTCGTGTGGCTGCTCTCCCACAGCACCCGGCTGGTGCTGCGCGTGCTCGGCCTGGGCAAGGATGAGGCCGCCTCGGTCACCGAAGAAGAGATCCGCATGCTGGTGGCCGAGAGCCACGAAGCCGGCGTGATCGACGCGCACGAGCGCGACATGATGAACCGCGTCATGCGCCTGGGCGACCGTACCGCCGACAGCCTGATGACCCCGCGCAACCGGATCGCCTGGCTGGATACGCAGGCCGCGCCGGAGAAGAACATCGCCACCATGCGCGAGAACGAGTTCTCCCGTTACCCGGTGTTCCGCGACAACGACCAGGACATCGTCGGGGTACTGGAAGTCAAAAGCCTGGTGACGCGCCTGGTGCGCGATGACCATTCGCTGTTCCAGAACCTGCGCGAGCCGCTGTACGTCTCCGAGTCCACCCACGCGATGAAGCTGCTGGAGATCTTCCGCGAGGAGCAGCAGTCGATGGCGCTGGTGGTGGACGAGTACGGCGAGATCCAGGGCCTGGTCACCATCAGCGACCTGATGGGCGCGGTGGTCGGCCGCCTGCAGTCGGTGGAGAACGTGGACGAGGACGCACTGGTCGTGACCCGTGAGGACGGCTCGTTCCTGGTCGATGGCTCGCTGTCGATCGAGGACCTGCGCGAACTGATGGGCAACGCCGAGCTGCCCGATGCCGACGATGGCGATTACTACACGCTGGCCGGCATGTGCATCCATTATTTCGGCCGCATCCCGCATGCGGGCGAGTACTTCGATTGGGCCGGCTGGCGCATCGAGATCGTCGATCTCGACGGCGCCCGTGTCGACAAGCTGCTGCTGCGCACCCTGAGCGAAGACGAAACCGATGACATCACCGGCTGA
- a CDS encoding exopolysaccharide biosynthesis protein, with translation MTSPAEPTPPDPTRPQYRNEGIRTLLAMFDHGDPEERLLLGQILQDLQQSAFGVFLFVAILPAFIPIPGIGGAVSGPLVVLIGAQMLCGMRRPWLPGFIRNRGPKRGTMHRFLERIDGPLRRLDRLLKPRMAGLLVPLPAHAFSGLLLILIGVLLSLPIPLTNYLFGFQLLLFALALLERDGVLMLVNWVGAVAAVLFFGFSSGHLVGYTVDLFQRWFG, from the coding sequence ATGACATCACCGGCTGAGCCGACGCCGCCGGATCCGACGCGGCCGCAGTACCGCAACGAGGGTATCCGTACCCTCCTGGCGATGTTCGACCACGGTGACCCGGAGGAACGGCTGCTGCTGGGCCAGATCCTGCAGGACCTGCAGCAGAGCGCGTTCGGTGTGTTCCTGTTCGTGGCGATCCTGCCGGCCTTCATTCCGATTCCCGGGATCGGCGGCGCGGTCAGTGGGCCGCTGGTGGTCCTGATCGGTGCGCAGATGCTGTGCGGCATGCGCCGGCCGTGGCTGCCGGGCTTCATCCGCAACCGTGGGCCCAAGCGCGGCACCATGCATCGCTTCCTGGAGCGCATCGACGGCCCGCTGCGGCGCTTGGACCGCCTGCTCAAACCGCGGATGGCCGGACTGCTGGTGCCGCTGCCCGCCCATGCCTTCAGCGGCCTGCTGCTGATCCTGATCGGCGTGCTGTTGTCGCTGCCGATCCCGCTTACCAACTATCTGTTCGGCTTCCAGTTGCTGCTGTTCGCGCTGGCGCTGCTCGAACGCGACGGCGTGCTCATGCTGGTCAACTGGGTCGGCGCGGTGGCTGCCGTGCTGTTCTTCGGCTTCAGTTCGGGCCACCTGGTGGGCTACACGGTGGACCTGTTCCAACGCTGGTTCGGCTGA
- a CDS encoding pyridoxamine 5'-phosphate oxidase family protein, whose protein sequence is MAEHDRQQHIKQLAELIRGVDIAMFTTVGVDGRLFSRPLGTQEVEFDGDLWFATGADSPKIAEITANPRVNVAYASPSGNTYVSVSGTARVVHDRAKIDELWSPAMKIFFPGGKDDPNLRLIHVSAESAEYWDGPGGLLGKALYFVLSAVTDDPGAMSDTGTVDLKPGA, encoded by the coding sequence ATGGCCGAGCACGATCGTCAGCAGCACATCAAACAACTGGCCGAACTGATCCGCGGCGTGGACATCGCGATGTTCACCACGGTCGGTGTGGACGGACGCTTGTTCAGTCGTCCGCTGGGCACGCAGGAAGTCGAGTTCGATGGCGACCTGTGGTTCGCCACCGGCGCCGACAGCCCGAAGATCGCGGAAATCACCGCCAACCCGCGCGTCAACGTGGCCTACGCCTCGCCCTCGGGCAATACCTATGTCTCGGTCTCGGGTACCGCGCGGGTGGTCCATGACCGCGCCAAGATCGACGAACTCTGGTCGCCGGCGATGAAGATCTTCTTCCCGGGCGGCAAGGACGACCCGAACCTGCGCCTGATCCACGTCAGCGCCGAATCGGCCGAATACTGGGATGGCCCGGGTGGCCTGCTCGGCAAGGCCCTGTATTTCGTGCTGTCGGCCGTGACCGATGACCCGGGCGCGATGTCCGACACCGGCACGGTGGATCTCAAGCCCGGCGCGTAA
- a CDS encoding LLM class flavin-dependent oxidoreductase: MMQLSILDLAPVCEGSDTTQAFANMLDLAQHAEGWGFHRYWLAEHHNMPGIASAATAVLIGHVAGGTKRIRVGAGGIMLPNHSPLQVAEQFGTLASLYPDRIDLGLGRAPGTDQPTARALRRYFDSADQFPQDVRELLHYFEPAQKGQAVRAVPGAGIPVPVWLLGSSLFSARLSAAMGLPFAFASHFAPDAMDEALAVYRREFRASQYLQAPYAVLGLNVVASDSEADAKRLFTTQQQSFVNLRRGLPGLIPPPIDDIEAFWQPHEKAGVQNALACAVVGDVKQVQEGLAAFVARHKPDEVLVTANIYDHAARKRSFGLAMQAWRALQA, from the coding sequence ATGATGCAGCTGTCGATTCTTGATCTGGCGCCGGTCTGCGAAGGCAGCGACACCACGCAGGCCTTCGCCAACATGCTGGACCTGGCCCAGCACGCCGAAGGCTGGGGTTTCCATCGCTATTGGCTGGCCGAGCACCACAACATGCCCGGCATCGCCAGCGCCGCCACTGCCGTGCTGATCGGCCATGTGGCCGGGGGCACCAAGCGCATCCGTGTCGGTGCCGGCGGCATCATGCTGCCCAATCACTCGCCGCTGCAGGTGGCCGAGCAGTTCGGCACGCTGGCTTCGCTGTACCCGGACCGCATCGATCTGGGCCTGGGCCGCGCGCCCGGCACCGACCAGCCGACCGCCCGCGCACTGCGCCGCTACTTCGACAGCGCCGACCAGTTCCCGCAGGACGTGCGCGAGCTGCTGCACTACTTCGAACCGGCCCAGAAGGGCCAGGCCGTGCGCGCCGTGCCCGGCGCCGGCATTCCGGTGCCGGTGTGGCTGCTGGGCTCGAGCCTGTTCAGTGCGCGCCTGTCGGCGGCGATGGGCCTGCCGTTCGCCTTCGCCTCGCACTTCGCCCCCGACGCGATGGATGAAGCGCTGGCGGTCTACCGCCGCGAATTCCGTGCCTCGCAGTATCTGCAGGCGCCGTATGCGGTGCTGGGCCTGAACGTGGTGGCCAGCGATTCGGAAGCTGACGCCAAGCGGCTGTTCACCACCCAGCAGCAGAGTTTCGTCAATCTGCGCCGTGGCCTGCCGGGCCTGATTCCGCCGCCGATCGACGACATCGAAGCGTTCTGGCAGCCGCACGAAAAGGCCGGCGTGCAGAACGCGCTGGCCTGCGCAGTGGTCGGTGACGTGAAGCAGGTGCAGGAAGGGCTGGCCGCGTTCGTGGCGCGGCACAAGCCTGACGAAGTGCTGGTCACCGCCAACATCTACGACCATGCCGCGCGCAAGCGCTCGTTCGGGCTGGCGATGCAGGCATGGCGCGCACTGCAGGCGTAA
- a CDS encoding sulfurtransferase, translating into MIANTAAYHFTPVADPDALCATLLERATAAQLRGTILVAGEGINLFLAGAVQAIDGFYTALRADARFAGLRVKTSYSHMQPFARLKAKVKPEIISFRIDDGQPLAYPRAPSIDPATVQRWLRQGHDDAGKPVVMLDTRNTQEIEYGTFQDALVLPITKFTDLPDALAPHREALKDSTVVSFCTGGIRCEKAALWMRNDGMDNVLQLDGGILGYFEAVGGEGYDGRCFVFDERVALDAALQPLVDQDADAA; encoded by the coding sequence ATGATCGCCAATACCGCCGCCTACCACTTCACCCCCGTCGCCGACCCGGACGCGCTGTGCGCGACCCTGCTGGAGCGGGCCACCGCCGCGCAGCTGCGCGGCACGATCCTGGTAGCGGGCGAGGGCATCAACCTGTTCCTGGCCGGGGCGGTGCAGGCAATCGATGGCTTCTACACCGCCCTGCGGGCCGATGCCCGGTTTGCCGGGCTGCGGGTGAAGACCAGCTACAGCCACATGCAGCCCTTTGCCCGGCTCAAGGCCAAGGTCAAGCCGGAGATCATCAGCTTCCGCATCGACGACGGCCAGCCGCTGGCCTACCCGCGCGCCCCGTCGATCGACCCGGCCACGGTGCAGCGCTGGCTGCGCCAGGGGCATGACGACGCCGGCAAGCCGGTGGTGATGCTGGACACCCGCAACACCCAGGAGATCGAGTACGGCACCTTCCAGGACGCGCTGGTGCTGCCGATCACCAAGTTCACCGATCTGCCCGACGCGCTGGCCCCGCACCGTGAGGCGCTCAAGGACAGCACCGTGGTCAGCTTCTGCACCGGCGGCATCCGCTGCGAGAAGGCGGCCCTGTGGATGCGCAATGACGGCATGGACAACGTGCTGCAGCTGGACGGCGGCATCCTGGGCTATTTCGAGGCCGTGGGCGGCGAGGGCTATGACGGCCGCTGCTTCGTGTTCGACGAGCGCGTGGCGCTGGACGCGGCCCTGCAGCCGCTGGTGGACCAGGACGCTGACGCCGCCTGA
- a CDS encoding DUF6164 family protein, giving the protein MSKLLLNLRNVADDEIQDVTALLDKAGIAHYRTEPSPWGISFGGIWVRDNEDHPRAKALMADYQQTRGERVRGEREAALREGTAETFGSLIRRRPVFVVTVLVGMAVAAALVLLPFVLLRG; this is encoded by the coding sequence ATGTCGAAACTGCTGCTCAACCTGCGCAATGTCGCGGACGATGAAATCCAGGATGTCACTGCCCTGCTGGACAAGGCGGGCATTGCCCATTACCGCACCGAGCCCAGCCCGTGGGGCATCTCCTTCGGCGGCATCTGGGTGCGCGACAACGAGGATCACCCGCGGGCCAAGGCCTTGATGGCCGACTACCAGCAGACGCGCGGTGAGCGCGTGCGCGGCGAGCGTGAGGCCGCGCTGCGCGAGGGCACGGCCGAGACCTTCGGCAGCCTGATCCGGCGCCGCCCGGTGTTCGTGGTCACGGTGCTGGTCGGGATGGCCGTCGCGGCCGCGCTGGTGCTCCTGCCGTTCGTGCTGCTGCGCGGCTGA
- a CDS encoding FKBP-type peptidyl-prolyl cis-trans isomerase: protein MRRLPRYLLAPLMLSLLAACTPPGPPPGGSIAQFEKIDTQPGTGAEATPGSKVTVHYTGWIYDERTADKHGDKFDSSVDRGEPFSFDLGQGQVIKGWDEGFAGMKVGGKRTLMIPAEYGYGARRAGPIAPNSSLVFDVELLDVKPR from the coding sequence ATGCGCCGTCTGCCGCGTTACCTGCTCGCCCCTCTGATGCTGTCGCTGCTGGCCGCCTGCACCCCGCCCGGCCCGCCGCCCGGTGGCAGCATCGCGCAGTTCGAGAAGATCGACACCCAGCCGGGCACCGGCGCCGAGGCCACGCCGGGCAGCAAGGTCACGGTGCACTACACCGGGTGGATCTACGACGAGCGCACCGCCGACAAGCACGGTGACAAGTTTGACAGCTCGGTGGACCGTGGCGAGCCCTTCAGCTTCGACCTGGGCCAGGGCCAGGTCATCAAGGGCTGGGACGAAGGCTTCGCGGGCATGAAGGTGGGCGGCAAGCGCACGCTGATGATTCCGGCAGAGTACGGCTATGGCGCCCGTCGCGCCGGCCCGATCGCGCCGAACTCCTCGCTGGTGTTCGATGTCGAGCTGCTCGACGTCAAGCCGCGTTGA
- a CDS encoding TIGR03862 family flavoprotein — protein MSIALTTPRRVAIIGGGPAGLMAAETVRAAGHAVDLYEAKGSPGRKFLIAGKGGLNLTHSDAPDVFVSRYRERAEAVGGWLADFNAEALRAWALDFGVETYVGSSGRVFPVDRKAAPLLRGWVRRLKEQGVRFHVQHRWTGWDDAGALRFQTPNGETSVTADAVVFALGGGSWPELGSDGAWVAPMAATGIDIAPLQPANCGFDIGWTPYFSERQAGAPLKPVVAHWTDLKGEPRSLQGECVITATGIEGSLIYALSADLRDSLARDGQVELQLDLLPGQTEAQVLEKLGKPRQGRSFGEVLRRQLGLGGVKSALLFEVLGREAGQLPLAQIAHALKRLPLALERPRPIDEVISTAGGVRLEALDTQLMLRARPGTFCAGEMLDWEAPTGGYLLTACYASGLRAGRGVVAWLAQG, from the coding sequence ATGAGCATTGCCCTGACCACCCCACGCCGGGTCGCGATCATCGGCGGCGGCCCCGCCGGCCTGATGGCGGCTGAAACCGTGCGCGCTGCCGGCCACGCCGTCGATCTGTACGAGGCCAAGGGCTCGCCCGGTCGCAAGTTCCTGATCGCCGGCAAGGGCGGCCTCAACCTGACCCACTCCGACGCGCCTGACGTGTTCGTTTCGCGCTACCGCGAGCGCGCGGAGGCGGTGGGCGGGTGGCTGGCCGATTTCAATGCCGAGGCGCTGCGCGCCTGGGCGTTGGACTTCGGCGTGGAAACCTACGTGGGCAGTTCCGGCCGTGTGTTCCCGGTCGACCGCAAGGCCGCGCCGCTGCTGCGCGGCTGGGTGCGCCGGCTGAAGGAACAGGGCGTGCGCTTCCACGTGCAGCATCGCTGGACCGGCTGGGATGACGCGGGCGCGCTGCGCTTCCAGACGCCCAATGGCGAAACGTCGGTGACGGCCGACGCGGTAGTGTTCGCGCTCGGCGGCGGCAGCTGGCCGGAACTGGGCTCGGATGGCGCGTGGGTGGCGCCGATGGCCGCCACCGGCATCGACATCGCCCCACTGCAGCCAGCCAACTGTGGCTTCGACATCGGTTGGACGCCCTACTTCAGCGAACGCCAGGCCGGCGCCCCGCTCAAGCCGGTGGTGGCGCACTGGACCGACCTGAAGGGCGAACCGCGCTCACTGCAGGGCGAGTGCGTGATCACGGCGACCGGCATCGAAGGCAGCCTCATCTACGCGCTGTCGGCCGATCTGCGCGACAGCCTGGCCCGCGACGGCCAGGTGGAACTGCAGCTGGACCTGCTGCCGGGCCAGACCGAAGCGCAGGTGCTGGAGAAGCTGGGCAAGCCGCGCCAGGGCCGCAGTTTCGGCGAGGTCCTGCGTCGCCAGCTCGGGCTGGGCGGGGTGAAGTCCGCCCTGCTGTTCGAGGTGCTGGGCCGCGAGGCCGGGCAGCTGCCGCTGGCGCAGATCGCGCACGCGCTCAAGCGGCTGCCACTGGCCCTGGAACGACCGCGTCCGATCGATGAAGTCATCAGCACCGCCGGTGGCGTGCGCCTGGAGGCATTGGATACGCAGTTGATGCTGCGCGCACGGCCGGGCACGTTCTGTGCGGGCGAGATGCTGGACTGGGAAGCACCGACCGGCGGCTACCTGCTCACCGCGTGCTACGCCAGCGGGCTGCGCGCCGGGCGTGGCGTGGTGGCCTGGCTGGCGCAGGGATAG
- a CDS encoding GNAT family N-acetyltransferase, producing the protein MTGDRAVRLRVGRADEADRLWVLRTRCVRELCSTAYPPEVIAPWSASPPPQHYRALLAGGGGVIAEDAEGALLGYGVIDLAGNEIDALFVDPDCGGRGIGLTLMQAMEALADPARPLVLSASLNAVPFYQRCGFEALREESYPHPSGVALASVRMQRTR; encoded by the coding sequence ATGACGGGCGATCGTGCAGTGCGCTTGCGGGTCGGCCGCGCCGACGAGGCGGACCGGCTGTGGGTACTGCGTACGCGCTGCGTCCGCGAACTGTGCAGTACGGCGTATCCGCCGGAGGTAATTGCCCCATGGTCGGCCTCGCCACCGCCGCAACATTACCGCGCGCTGCTCGCCGGCGGTGGCGGTGTGATTGCCGAAGACGCCGAGGGTGCGCTGCTGGGCTACGGCGTGATCGATCTGGCCGGCAACGAGATCGATGCATTGTTCGTCGATCCCGACTGCGGCGGCCGTGGCATCGGCCTGACCTTGATGCAGGCGATGGAGGCGTTGGCCGACCCTGCGCGGCCGCTGGTGCTCTCGGCCTCGCTCAACGCGGTGCCGTTCTACCAGCGCTGTGGTTTTGAGGCGCTGCGCGAGGAGAGCTACCCACACCCCAGCGGCGTCGCACTCGCGTCGGTGCGGATGCAGCGCACGCGTTGA
- a CDS encoding FMN-binding glutamate synthase family protein, translating into MHRYLAYLLAILLFPVCLWLATIWPAWYWGVGVTALLVVLGTWDMLQKRSTLRRNYPVMAHFRYGLESIGPEIRQYFVQSDLEDVPFSRQQRALIYQRSKNEMDVVPFGTLRSTYAVDYEWINHSLAPTEIGHHDFRIQIGPNCAKPYSASVFNISAMSFGSLSANAIRALNEGARRGSFYHDTGEGSISPYHREMGGDLVWEIGSGYFGCRDEAGGFSEEKFVANANHDQVKMIEIKLSQGAKPGHGGVLPAAKVSEEISITRGVPMGVDCVSPSRHSAFNTPVELLQFVARLRELSGGKPVGFKLAIGHPWEWFGIAKAMQETGLLPDFIVVDGAEGGTGAAPAEFIDHVGVPMHEALLLVHNTLVGLDLRDRIRVGAAGKVTSAFEIARTIALGADWCNAGRGFMFALGCIQSLSCHSDKCPTGIATQNPNRWRHLDAADKATRVHSYHENTLRALRDLLCAAGLNDPSELGPEHILRRVSPVEIRSLASLYRYLAPGELLRKVPDHAVFHDYWADARSDSFQPPARIQALRASKSR; encoded by the coding sequence ATGCACCGCTATCTCGCGTATCTGCTCGCCATCCTGCTGTTCCCGGTCTGCCTGTGGTTGGCCACGATCTGGCCCGCCTGGTACTGGGGAGTGGGGGTGACGGCCCTGCTGGTGGTGCTGGGCACGTGGGACATGCTGCAGAAGCGCAGCACGCTGCGGCGCAACTACCCGGTGATGGCGCACTTCCGCTACGGGCTGGAATCGATCGGGCCGGAGATCCGCCAGTACTTCGTGCAGAGCGATCTGGAAGACGTGCCGTTCTCGCGCCAGCAGCGTGCCCTGATCTACCAGCGCTCCAAGAATGAAATGGACGTGGTGCCATTCGGTACGCTGCGCAGCACGTATGCGGTGGATTACGAATGGATCAACCACTCGCTGGCGCCGACCGAGATCGGCCACCACGATTTCCGCATCCAGATCGGGCCCAACTGCGCCAAGCCGTACTCGGCCAGCGTGTTCAACATCTCTGCGATGAGCTTCGGCTCGTTGTCGGCCAACGCGATCCGCGCACTGAACGAAGGCGCGCGCCGCGGCAGCTTCTACCACGACACCGGCGAAGGGTCGATTTCTCCCTATCACCGCGAAATGGGCGGTGACCTGGTCTGGGAAATCGGCTCGGGCTACTTCGGTTGTCGTGACGAGGCCGGCGGCTTCAGTGAAGAGAAGTTCGTCGCCAACGCGAACCATGATCAGGTCAAGATGATCGAGATCAAGCTCTCGCAGGGCGCCAAGCCTGGCCACGGCGGCGTCTTGCCGGCGGCCAAGGTCAGCGAAGAGATCTCGATCACCCGTGGCGTGCCGATGGGCGTGGATTGCGTGTCGCCCTCCAGGCACAGCGCGTTCAATACTCCGGTCGAGCTGCTGCAGTTCGTCGCGCGGCTGCGCGAGTTGTCCGGCGGCAAGCCGGTCGGCTTCAAGCTGGCCATCGGCCACCCGTGGGAGTGGTTCGGTATTGCCAAGGCGATGCAGGAAACCGGGCTGCTGCCGGACTTCATCGTCGTTGACGGCGCCGAGGGCGGGACCGGCGCCGCGCCGGCCGAGTTCATCGATCACGTTGGCGTGCCGATGCACGAAGCCCTGCTGCTGGTGCACAACACCCTGGTCGGGCTGGACCTGCGCGACCGCATCCGCGTGGGTGCGGCCGGCAAGGTGACCAGCGCGTTCGAGATCGCGCGCACCATCGCGCTGGGCGCGGACTGGTGCAACGCCGGCCGTGGTTTCATGTTCGCGCTGGGCTGCATCCAGTCGTTGAGCTGCCACAGCGACAAGTGCCCGACCGGCATCGCCACCCAGAACCCCAATCGCTGGCGTCACCTGGATGCGGCCGACAAGGCCACGCGCGTGCACAGCTACCACGAGAACACGCTGCGCGCGTTGCGCGACCTGCTGTGCGCGGCCGGCCTCAACGATCCCTCCGAGCTGGGGCCGGAGCACATCCTGCGCCGGGTCTCGCCGGTGGAAATCCGTTCGCTGGCCTCGTTGTATCGCTATCTTGCGCCCGGTGAACTGCTGCGCAAGGTGCCAGACCACGCGGTCTTCCACGATTACTGGGCCGATGCGCGCAGCGACTCGTTCCAGCCACCAGCGCGCATCCAGGCGCTGCGCGCGAGCAAATCGCGATGA
- a CDS encoding nucleotide sugar dehydrogenase, translating into MTQAISAAAAPRIGVIGLGYVGLPLTVTFGRQQATVGYDIDTARVAELQRGLDHTLELEADELAAAVHARYSADPADLAACNVYIVTVPTPIDAHEQPDLAPLRSASTLIAGLLKRGDIVIYESTVYPGTTEEVCVPLLEEGSGLRFNEDFYCGYSPERINPGDRERRLPDIRKITSGSTPEVAAVVDALYKSIITAGTWPAPSIRVAEAAKVIENIQRDVNIALVNELALIFDRLGIDTQDVLDAAGSKWNFLPFRPGLVGGHCIGVDPYYLLHKSESVGYHPDLIHTARQVNNRVGEHVAQRVLALLASRRIDVAQARVLVLGVTFKENCPDLRNSRALELAQRLQASGARVDVQDPWVGPAALADAGVRWVEAPDAGGYDAVVLAVAHDRFRALDAAQVRALLAPGGVVYDVKSVWPREVVDDRL; encoded by the coding sequence ATGACCCAGGCCATTTCCGCCGCGGCCGCGCCGCGCATCGGCGTCATCGGGCTCGGCTATGTCGGGCTGCCGTTGACGGTGACCTTCGGCCGGCAGCAGGCCACGGTGGGCTACGACATCGATACCGCGCGGGTCGCCGAGCTGCAGCGTGGCCTGGATCACACGCTGGAACTGGAGGCCGATGAGCTCGCTGCCGCTGTGCATGCGCGTTACAGCGCCGATCCCGCCGATCTGGCCGCGTGCAATGTGTACATCGTGACCGTGCCGACCCCGATCGATGCGCATGAGCAGCCCGATCTGGCGCCGCTGCGCAGCGCCAGTACCTTGATTGCCGGCCTGCTCAAGCGCGGCGACATCGTGATCTATGAATCCACGGTCTATCCCGGTACCACCGAGGAAGTCTGCGTCCCCCTGCTCGAGGAAGGGTCGGGGCTGCGCTTCAACGAGGATTTCTATTGCGGTTACAGCCCGGAGCGGATCAACCCGGGCGACCGCGAGCGGCGGCTGCCGGACATCCGCAAGATCACCTCCGGCTCGACGCCCGAGGTCGCCGCGGTGGTCGATGCCCTGTACAAGAGCATCATCACCGCAGGCACGTGGCCGGCACCGTCGATCCGCGTGGCCGAAGCCGCCAAGGTGATCGAGAACATCCAGCGCGACGTCAACATCGCCCTGGTCAACGAGCTGGCGCTGATCTTCGATCGGCTCGGCATCGATACCCAGGATGTGCTGGACGCGGCCGGCAGCAAGTGGAACTTCCTGCCGTTCCGGCCCGGCCTGGTCGGCGGCCACTGCATCGGCGTGGATCCGTACTACCTGCTGCACAAATCCGAGAGCGTGGGCTATCACCCCGATCTGATCCACACCGCGCGCCAGGTCAACAACCGGGTCGGCGAGCACGTCGCGCAACGCGTGCTGGCGCTGCTGGCATCGCGCCGCATCGATGTCGCCCAGGCCCGGGTGCTGGTGCTGGGCGTCACCTTCAAGGAGAACTGCCCGGACCTGCGCAACAGCCGCGCGCTGGAACTGGCGCAGCGCCTGCAGGCCAGTGGGGCCCGGGTGGACGTGCAGGACCCGTGGGTCGGTCCGGCGGCACTGGCCGATGCCGGCGTGCGTTGGGTCGAAGCCCCGGATGCGGGCGGGTATGACGCGGTCGTGCTGGCCGTGGCGCACGATCGTTTCCGTGCCCTGGATGCGGCGCAGGTGCGCGCGCTGTTGGCACCGGGTGGCGTGGTGTACGACGTCAAATCCGTATGGCCCCGGGAAGTGGTGGACGACCGCCTGTAG
- a CDS encoding BLUF domain-containing protein, protein MPLHAVAYVSDAVDGIETSDIDQILRAASGFNKVAGVTGVLMFDGRRFLQYFEGPEDGVDSVFQRVFNARIHTNLRELARGSVGARHFPRWTMASAAVEPEALARIIDAPWHGFLAVLPAVGDAPTGFGCLLAAWTGVSGELEPAAVTLGS, encoded by the coding sequence ATGCCGCTGCATGCGGTCGCTTATGTCAGCGACGCTGTCGATGGAATCGAAACGTCTGATATCGATCAGATCCTGCGCGCGGCATCGGGATTCAATAAAGTGGCCGGCGTCACCGGCGTGCTGATGTTCGACGGGCGTCGGTTCCTGCAGTATTTCGAAGGTCCGGAGGATGGCGTGGATTCGGTATTCCAGCGTGTGTTCAACGCGCGCATCCATACCAACCTGCGCGAGCTTGCGCGCGGGTCGGTCGGTGCCCGCCACTTCCCCCGCTGGACGATGGCCTCCGCAGCAGTGGAGCCCGAAGCACTGGCGCGCATCATCGATGCGCCCTGGCACGGATTTCTGGCCGTCCTGCCCGCAGTGGGCGACGCGCCCACGGGGTTTGGCTGTCTGCTTGCGGCGTGGACCGGTGTCTCCGGCGAGTTGGAACCGGCTGCGGTGACGCTGGGTTCGTAA